The following are from one region of the Dehalococcoidales bacterium genome:
- a CDS encoding cation diffusion facilitator family transporter: MASHGESKIAVIAAIIGNTVIAAIKFVAAAITGSSAMISEGIHSLVDSGNGGLILLGLNRAKKPADPTHPFGYGKELYFWTLVVSVSIFGIGGGLSLYEGIAHMRHVAPEAVLFDPTVNYIVLGLAMLVEGWSFSVAFKQFNKARGSKGAWSYIKGAKDPSVFTVVLEDSAAMLGLLFALAGVFFGHLFKNPYLDGAASVAIGLLLMSVAFILAFESKSLLLGEGVDDSTLEDIKSRVTAVPAVERAGKILTMYIGPHNLLVNLDVCFKPGITDAEMHTAIQNIEKNIREVYPECSRIYIESQALAPESRQECT, translated from the coding sequence ATGGCTTCACACGGCGAATCAAAAATTGCAGTCATAGCAGCCATCATCGGCAACACTGTTATTGCTGCCATCAAGTTCGTAGCAGCTGCTATTACCGGTTCTTCCGCCATGATATCAGAGGGAATACACTCTCTGGTTGATTCTGGTAACGGCGGGCTTATCCTGCTTGGCCTGAACCGGGCTAAAAAACCGGCAGACCCAACTCATCCATTCGGTTATGGCAAGGAACTCTATTTCTGGACCCTGGTAGTTTCGGTTTCTATATTTGGTATTGGCGGGGGCCTTTCTCTATATGAGGGCATTGCCCATATGCGCCACGTTGCCCCGGAAGCAGTGCTTTTCGACCCCACCGTAAATTACATCGTACTGGGATTAGCAATGCTGGTGGAAGGCTGGTCATTTTCGGTTGCTTTCAAACAGTTCAACAAAGCCAGGGGGAGCAAAGGGGCTTGGAGCTACATCAAGGGAGCCAAGGACCCGAGTGTGTTTACTGTTGTGCTGGAAGACAGCGCTGCTATGCTCGGCTTGTTATTTGCATTGGCAGGTGTATTTTTTGGGCACTTGTTCAAAAACCCATATCTTGATGGAGCGGCATCGGTAGCCATCGGGTTATTGCTGATGAGTGTGGCTTTTATTTTGGCTTTTGAATCCAAAAGCCTGCTCCTGGGGGAAGGAGTAGATGATAGCACCTTGGAAGATATCAAAAGCAGGGTCACAGCAGTGCCAGCGGTAGAACGTGCAGGCAAGATACTCACCATGTATATTGGCCCACACAACTTGCTGGTAAACCTGGACGTTTGTTTTAAACCCGGCATCACAGATGCCGAGATGCATACTGCAATACAGAATATTGAAAAAAACATTCGGGAAGTGTACCCGGAATGCAGCCGCATTTACATCGAATCGCAGGCTCTGGCACCTGAAAGCCGCCAGGAATGTACATAA